The segment ACGGAACTTGGATGTCAAAATGATCCATTTACTTTAACTCTTCTTTCAAGTAATTTAAGCTATGGAAGTGACAGCATATTTTTTCCATAAAGAAAAGACCTTCATATACAAGTCTAAAACGCTGTATATTGAAGGTCTTTTAATTTAGACATTTAACCTAAATCTCCCGCTATTCAGCTAGCACAAGACCATATTGTAAACCTGTTTTCCTGAACTCACATAACTCAATAAACACTAGCACATGTCCCCGCTTGAGGTTCATAATAACAATGATTTTTAAATTGGCCTGAAAAAGGTTGGCCGTACCATGTTGGAGGGCATGGAGCATATGGATTGAAATACCAAAGGGCATATTTCGCTGGGTGCTGTCTCCAATAATTTAAATTCTTTTCTGCCAATCTTTTTTCAGTAGATCGCGCTCTTTGATAAAATGCATTCCCTTTTTGGACAGCCTCAAAAGAGTAATTTCCCCCTTGCACCTGAAAAATGACATCTCGAATTGTTCTTACATCTGTAAAATCCAGGCAATCCGCTACACCTCGATTAACAATTACATTTCCGACATACAACATTCCTAGTTTTCCTTCACCCACGGCTTCCGCTCTCATCATCCTTGCCATTAAGTCAACGTCTGAACTAGTGTATTTTATTCTAGTCATTTTCTCACCCCAAAAATAGTGTATGCAAAAGGCCTACATAAGAGTGCTTCATTTTGGAACTACTGGTCGAATTTGTCGCCCCAGTAAACTAAAACCTAGACAGTTACATAAAACTAGTATATAGTTACTTAGGTAACTATTTTCAGGTTGTGGGGGGGAAATTTATTGAATCACGCGTTTTTTCATCAACACTTACAGTTCACACGATCGTTCACTAAAAAATTAAACGAACATTTAGCTGAGGTAGGCTTATATCATTCCCAATGGTTGATAGTGTATTACTTGAAACTGTATGAAACTTCTACACTTGTAGAAATCAGCAGTTATCTGCATGTGGAGAAACCCACCATCTCCCGTACGGTCAAACGGTTGGAAGAACTACAACTTATTGAAAAAATTGCAACGACAGATAAAAGGGAACGAAGGATTAGGCTGACTGAAAAAGGGATTCACGTGTACGAGGAAGCGATACAGATAGTCAGTAAATT is part of the Virgibacillus sp. NKC19-16 genome and harbors:
- a CDS encoding MarR family winged helix-turn-helix transcriptional regulator; this translates as MNHAFFHQHLQFTRSFTKKLNEHLAEVGLYHSQWLIVYYLKLYETSTLVEISSYLHVEKPTISRTVKRLEELQLIEKIATTDKRERRIRLTEKGIHVYEEAIQIVSKFEQALMDGIPEGDKETTLRTIQLLKEKL
- a CDS encoding cell wall hydrolase is translated as MTRIKYTSSDVDLMARMMRAEAVGEGKLGMLYVGNVIVNRGVADCLDFTDVRTIRDVIFQVQGGNYSFEAVQKGNAFYQRARSTEKRLAEKNLNYWRQHPAKYALWYFNPYAPCPPTWYGQPFSGQFKNHCYYEPQAGTCASVY